One window of the Pseudomonadota bacterium genome contains the following:
- a CDS encoding type IV pilin protein, whose protein sequence is MKPKKETGFTLIELMVTVAIVGILAAIAYPSYVEQIRRTRRADAQGALFGLSNAMERYFTENNRYTGAAGTTATPADIGASRIYATQSPLDGTAKYYNLTISAAAVASFTLNAAPISTSAQNGDKCGTFTLTHTGARGISGGASGVTSADCWK, encoded by the coding sequence ATGAAACCCAAGAAAGAAACAGGATTTACCCTTATCGAGCTGATGGTCACGGTCGCTATCGTTGGCATTTTGGCGGCCATCGCCTACCCGAGCTACGTGGAACAGATTCGAAGAACGCGACGTGCGGATGCACAGGGAGCGCTGTTCGGATTGTCCAACGCGATGGAGCGGTATTTTACGGAAAACAATCGGTATACCGGGGCCGCGGGCACCACCGCAACGCCCGCCGATATCGGCGCCTCGCGAATTTATGCGACCCAGTCGCCTTTGGACGGGACTGCAAAGTATTACAACCTGACGATCAGCGCAGCGGCTGTTGCGAGCTTTACGCTTAATGCCGCACCGATAAGCACCAGCGCTCAGAATGGGGATAAATGCGGCACGTTTACGCTGACCCATACAGGGGCTCGGGGTATATCAGGCGGAGCCTCCGGTGTGACCAGCGCCGATTGCTGGAAGTGA
- a CDS encoding phasin family protein translates to MQTELLDQWATVSRQALESMKELGQINERILARMTEQQQQILSACLEATSRELQMMGGAKDPKDLLAKQAELVNQYSNKFVDIVRSTNDLLADCRSELSAWVEKGVAAASAPPKVAKTK, encoded by the coding sequence ATGCAAACCGAACTACTCGACCAGTGGGCGACGGTGAGCCGCCAGGCGCTGGAATCCATGAAGGAGCTCGGCCAGATCAACGAGCGCATCCTGGCGCGCATGACGGAACAGCAGCAGCAGATCCTGAGCGCCTGCCTGGAGGCCACGTCTCGGGAGCTGCAGATGATGGGCGGGGCCAAAGACCCGAAGGACCTGCTCGCCAAGCAGGCCGAGCTGGTAAACCAGTACAGCAACAAGTTCGTCGACATCGTGCGATCGACCAACGATTTGCTGGCCGACTGTCGCAGCGAGCTGAGCGCCTGGGTGGAAAAGGGAGTCGCGGCGGCGAGCGCGCCCCCCAAGGTCGCAAAGACGAAGTGA
- a CDS encoding class III poly(R)-hydroxyalkanoic acid synthase subunit PhaC → MFPFQIRPDRALEEMQEFGVKLSHGLKTLSEIGDIDVGATDKDAIYTEDKVVLYHFRPLVENHRPVPVLIVYALVNRPYVADLQKSRSMVRGLLAGGLDVYLIDWGYPDSADRFLTLNDYINGYIDRCVDILRRRHGVDKISLLGICQGGTFSLCYSAIHPHKVRNLITTVTPVDFHTEGDLLSHWVRHVDVDLLVETMGNIPGEMLNWTFLSLKPFRLSGQKYLDMINTLDDPVMCKNFMRMEKWIFDSPDQAGEAFRGFIKQFYQGNRLIKGEVMIGEKSVDLENITMPVLNIYATDDHLVPPAASRALKKYVGTKDYTELEFPGGHIGIYVSGKAQQLIPPAVSEWLAKRY, encoded by the coding sequence ATGTTTCCGTTTCAGATCCGCCCGGACCGGGCATTGGAGGAGATGCAGGAGTTCGGGGTCAAGCTGAGCCATGGCCTCAAGACTCTGAGCGAGATCGGTGACATCGATGTCGGGGCGACCGACAAGGACGCCATCTATACCGAGGACAAGGTCGTCCTGTACCATTTTCGCCCCCTCGTCGAGAACCACAGACCGGTACCGGTCCTAATCGTCTACGCCCTGGTCAACCGCCCCTACGTGGCCGATCTGCAAAAGAGCCGCTCGATGGTCCGCGGTCTCCTCGCCGGGGGGCTCGATGTGTATCTGATCGACTGGGGTTATCCGGACAGTGCCGATCGCTTTTTGACGCTCAACGACTACATCAACGGTTACATCGATCGGTGTGTGGACATCTTGCGCAGGCGCCACGGTGTGGACAAGATCAGCCTCCTCGGGATCTGCCAGGGCGGTACCTTCAGCCTGTGCTACAGCGCCATCCACCCGCATAAGGTGCGCAACCTGATCACCACCGTGACCCCGGTCGATTTCCACACGGAAGGGGATCTATTAAGCCACTGGGTGCGCCACGTGGACGTGGATCTCCTGGTCGAAACCATGGGCAACATCCCGGGCGAGATGCTGAACTGGACCTTTCTTTCGCTCAAGCCGTTCCGCCTCTCCGGGCAGAAGTACCTCGACATGATCAACACCCTGGATGACCCGGTGATGTGCAAGAACTTCATGCGGATGGAGAAATGGATCTTCGACAGCCCCGATCAGGCCGGGGAGGCGTTCCGCGGGTTCATCAAACAGTTCTACCAGGGCAACCGGCTCATCAAGGGCGAGGTCATGATCGGCGAGAAGAGCGTCGACCTCGAGAACATCACCATGCCGGTGCTCAACATCTACGCGACGGACGACCACCTGGTCCCACCGGCCGCGTCGCGCGCCCTCAAAAAATATGTCGGTACCAAGGACTACACCGAGCTCGAGTTCCCCGGCGGACACATCGGCATCTACGTGAGCGGCAAGGCCCAGCAGCTCATCCCGCCCGCGGTCAGCGAGTGGTTGGCCAAACGGTATTGA
- a CDS encoding phasin family protein, with translation MQTDYLESWTSLSNSAYASFKELGEIGTKATEKLAEHQLGFLSTFMDTGVKHLTLYSEANGYKDLLSGFTKLSTEYNDKLLDTLRKTTEVLTESKDEFTAWADKAIDAGLAPIKKATVLPAKKVAAAS, from the coding sequence ATGCAAACCGACTATCTCGAATCCTGGACCAGCCTAAGCAACAGCGCGTACGCGTCCTTCAAGGAGCTGGGCGAAATCGGCACCAAGGCCACCGAGAAGCTCGCCGAGCACCAACTCGGCTTCCTCAGCACCTTCATGGACACCGGCGTCAAGCATCTGACCCTGTATTCCGAGGCGAACGGTTACAAGGACCTGTTGTCGGGCTTCACCAAGCTCAGCACCGAATACAACGACAAGCTCCTCGATACCCTGCGCAAGACCACCGAGGTCTTGACGGAGTCCAAGGACGAATTCACCGCGTGGGCCGACAAGGCAATCGACGCGGGCTTGGCCCCCATCAAGAAGGCAACCGTCCTCCCCGCCAAGAAGGTGGCCGCGGCTTCCTGA
- the acs gene encoding acetate--CoA ligase, whose translation MSQPVRYEVSAEMAARAHIDRAAYQALYRRSIEDPSGFWADQAQQFVTWSQPWTRVLDWDYQVPRIRWFEGAKLNVAYNCLDRHLASRGDRTAILWEADEPDETRSISYRELFDAVCRFANTLKARGVGKGDRVAIYLPMVPEAAVAMLACARIGAAHSVVFGGFSPESLKDRILDSDCRVVVTADEGLRGGRHVPLKANVDAALLACPRVHTVFVVRRTGRPIDWQTGRDLWYHETVAAADLECPPVEMDAEDPLFILYTSGSTGKPKGVLHTSGGYLVYAAITHRYVFDYHDGDIYWCTADVGWVTGHTYCVYGPLCNGATTLMFEGIPTHPNPGRFWEVVDRYRVNILYTAPTAIRALMAQGDAWVQKGRRTSLRVLGTVGEPINPEAWEWYYRIVGEGRCPIVDTWWQTETGGILISPLPGATALKPGSVSLPFFGVVPAIVDERGQVLEGAADGMLVITRSWPGQMRTVYGDHQRFRETYFARFPGFYFTGDGARRDADGYYWITGRVDDVLNVSGHRLGTAEVESALVLHETVAEAAVVGFPHPIKGQGIYAYVTLMSGVEPSEALRATLVGHVRREIGPIAAPDVIQWAPGLPKTRSGKIMRRILRKVAANEIDALGDVSTLADPSVVEDLVRNRLG comes from the coding sequence ATGTCGCAACCAGTGCGTTATGAAGTGAGTGCCGAGATGGCAGCACGCGCCCATATCGACCGGGCCGCGTACCAGGCCCTCTACCGGCGTTCGATCGAGGACCCGAGCGGCTTCTGGGCGGATCAGGCCCAGCAGTTCGTGACCTGGTCGCAGCCTTGGACGCGGGTCCTCGACTGGGATTATCAGGTGCCCCGGATCCGCTGGTTCGAGGGGGCGAAGCTCAACGTCGCCTACAACTGCCTGGACCGCCATCTGGCGAGCCGCGGGGATCGGACGGCGATCCTCTGGGAAGCCGACGAGCCGGACGAAACGCGGTCCATAAGCTACCGCGAGCTGTTCGATGCCGTCTGCCGTTTCGCCAATACCTTGAAGGCGCGGGGTGTGGGCAAGGGCGACCGGGTCGCGATCTACCTGCCCATGGTCCCCGAAGCGGCTGTCGCGATGCTGGCCTGTGCCCGGATCGGGGCCGCCCACTCGGTCGTGTTTGGGGGCTTTTCTCCGGAATCGCTCAAGGACCGTATCCTCGACTCCGACTGCCGGGTTGTGGTCACCGCCGACGAGGGGCTCCGCGGTGGGCGTCACGTACCGCTCAAGGCCAACGTGGATGCCGCGCTCCTGGCCTGTCCCCGGGTCCACACCGTGTTCGTGGTGAGACGCACGGGCCGACCCATCGACTGGCAGACCGGCCGTGACCTCTGGTACCATGAGACGGTCGCCGCCGCCGACCTAGAATGCCCTCCCGTCGAGATGGATGCCGAGGACCCCTTGTTCATCCTCTACACTTCGGGCTCGACCGGGAAACCCAAGGGCGTCCTGCATACCAGCGGCGGCTATCTCGTCTACGCCGCCATCACCCATCGCTATGTGTTCGACTATCACGACGGCGACATCTACTGGTGCACGGCGGACGTCGGCTGGGTGACGGGGCATACGTACTGCGTCTATGGCCCGCTCTGCAACGGTGCCACGACCCTCATGTTCGAAGGGATCCCGACCCACCCGAACCCGGGGCGCTTCTGGGAGGTGGTGGACCGTTACCGGGTCAATATTCTCTATACCGCCCCGACCGCCATCCGCGCCCTCATGGCCCAAGGGGACGCCTGGGTGCAGAAAGGCCGCCGCACGAGCCTGCGGGTCCTCGGAACCGTCGGCGAGCCCATCAACCCCGAGGCCTGGGAGTGGTATTACCGGATCGTGGGGGAGGGGCGTTGTCCGATCGTGGATACCTGGTGGCAGACCGAGACCGGCGGCATCCTCATCTCGCCACTGCCGGGTGCCACCGCGCTCAAACCCGGTTCCGTGTCCCTGCCGTTCTTCGGGGTCGTGCCGGCCATCGTCGATGAGCGGGGGCAAGTGCTGGAAGGAGCGGCCGACGGCATGCTCGTGATCACCCGCTCCTGGCCCGGGCAGATGCGGACCGTGTACGGGGACCATCAACGCTTCCGCGAGACGTATTTCGCCCGCTTTCCAGGGTTCTACTTCACAGGGGATGGAGCGAGGCGGGACGCGGACGGGTACTACTGGATCACTGGGCGGGTGGACGACGTACTCAATGTCTCGGGCCATCGCCTCGGGACCGCCGAGGTCGAGAGCGCGCTGGTCCTGCACGAGACGGTCGCCGAGGCGGCGGTCGTGGGCTTTCCACATCCCATCAAGGGCCAGGGGATCTATGCGTATGTGACGCTCATGTCGGGTGTCGAGCCCTCCGAGGCCCTGCGCGCCACGCTGGTCGGCCACGTGCGCCGGGAGATCGGGCCGATCGCCGCGCCCGACGTCATCCAGTGGGCCCCGGGGTTACCGAAGACGCGTTCCGGGAAGATCATGCGCCGCATCTTGCGCAAGGTGGCGGCCAACGAGATCGATGCCCTGGGGGATGTCAGTACGCTAGCGGACCCCTCGGTCGTCGAAGACCTGGTTCGCAACCGGCTGGGCTAG
- a CDS encoding 3'(2'),5'-bisphosphate nucleotidase, whose translation MTDTEPLLATARTAVAEAMGVARVIQGRIKESPGLVKSDRSPVTIADFAVQALICLRLRAMLGRFLLVGEESAELLRSEAGAAVREAVTTTVRIVWPGITPGEVLAAIDSGAHDATAPAYWTLDPIDGTKGFLRGGQYAISLAFIEDAQVTVGVMGCPNLSRDFGRSFADPDPVGLLYYASRVGGAWVSTPDGVASGGTAVRCGTSEGPIRVCESVESGHSKQDATARVIAVLGGAGTPARLDSQCKYAVVARGQADAYLRLPTRADYVENIWDHAAGMLVAAEAGAEITDIDGRPLDFSCGKGLSRNRGILCASPRFHARVFDAIRVINP comes from the coding sequence ATGACAGACACAGAGCCCCTCCTCGCCACCGCCCGCACCGCCGTCGCGGAAGCGATGGGCGTGGCACGCGTGATCCAGGGACGGATCAAAGAGTCCCCGGGACTCGTAAAGAGCGATCGCAGCCCGGTGACCATCGCGGATTTCGCCGTCCAGGCCTTGATCTGCCTGCGACTGCGGGCGATGCTAGGTAGGTTTCTCCTCGTGGGCGAGGAGAGCGCCGAACTGTTGCGATCCGAGGCCGGGGCCGCGGTTCGCGAGGCAGTGACCACGACGGTGCGCATCGTGTGGCCCGGGATCACGCCGGGCGAGGTCCTCGCCGCCATTGATTCCGGTGCGCACGACGCCACGGCCCCGGCCTACTGGACGCTCGACCCGATTGACGGGACCAAGGGCTTCCTGCGTGGTGGCCAGTACGCGATCTCGCTCGCGTTCATCGAGGACGCTCAGGTCACGGTGGGGGTCATGGGCTGCCCCAACCTCTCGCGCGACTTCGGTCGGTCCTTCGCCGATCCGGACCCGGTCGGTCTCCTGTACTACGCGAGCCGCGTAGGCGGCGCCTGGGTCTCTACGCCGGACGGCGTGGCGTCGGGCGGGACGGCAGTCAGGTGTGGGACGAGCGAGGGGCCGATCCGCGTCTGCGAGTCGGTCGAGTCCGGGCATTCGAAGCAGGACGCCACCGCGCGCGTCATCGCCGTCCTGGGCGGGGCCGGCACCCCCGCCCGCCTCGACAGCCAGTGCAAATACGCCGTGGTCGCGCGCGGCCAGGCCGACGCCTATCTCAGGCTCCCTACGCGCGCAGACTACGTGGAGAACATCTGGGATCACGCGGCGGGGATGCTGGTCGCCGCCGAGGCCGGTGCCGAAATCACCGACATCGACGGCCGGCCGCTCGACTTTTCCTGTGGCAAGGGCCTGTCCCGAAACCGAGGGATCCTCTGTGCCTCACCGCGCTTCCATGCGCGCGTCTTCGATGCGATCCGGGTGATCAACCCGTAG
- the phaE gene encoding class III poly(R)-hydroxyalkanoic acid synthase subunit PhaE, whose protein sequence is MSEKGVPWGEEWMASQRAFWDTWSRLYRQAAEPASSGFSVPWTAALEVWQKSVSQPTSEPGQAFLQGLLRQGKVFLRLAEDFTRLAGSAKGTEWQEVFQGKVNDWKAMLTAGSPADMTQAMRGLMPFFELPFETWTRTVSAFSVLPGDFLQALKPEGLRQVTDEVHDRIGRFLSVPSVGYTREWQDQNQRGAKLVLDYQRASQEYLNAHARLGVDTIERFSKRIMEHAETGREITSLREVYDLWVDAGEAAYSEFVLTEEYAAIYGRVVNALMALKHHSQNLVDEAVGAANLPTRRGMTTLQCRQQEVGRQIAALRSELREALGDGLNARIRRFEEGLGEALGGVDVKALSAEVQALRGDALRVADLEREIALLSADNKRLSAAVGALSANGQETTGLGKRDAVAPAAKGRTPARTPAARSRSKTT, encoded by the coding sequence ATGAGCGAGAAAGGCGTCCCCTGGGGCGAGGAGTGGATGGCGTCGCAGCGCGCGTTCTGGGATACGTGGTCGCGCCTGTATCGACAGGCCGCAGAGCCGGCCTCGAGCGGTTTCTCGGTACCCTGGACTGCGGCGCTGGAGGTGTGGCAGAAGTCGGTGTCGCAGCCGACCTCGGAGCCGGGCCAGGCCTTTCTGCAAGGGTTGCTGCGCCAGGGCAAGGTGTTCCTGCGCCTGGCCGAGGACTTCACCAGGCTCGCGGGCAGTGCGAAGGGCACCGAATGGCAGGAGGTGTTCCAGGGCAAGGTCAATGACTGGAAGGCGATGCTGACGGCGGGCAGCCCCGCGGACATGACCCAGGCGATGCGGGGCCTCATGCCGTTCTTCGAGTTGCCGTTTGAAACCTGGACACGGACCGTCTCGGCTTTCTCGGTACTGCCCGGTGATTTCCTGCAAGCCCTGAAACCCGAAGGCCTGCGCCAGGTGACGGACGAGGTTCACGACCGGATCGGACGATTTCTGTCCGTGCCGAGCGTCGGATACACGCGCGAATGGCAGGACCAGAACCAGCGCGGCGCCAAGCTTGTGCTCGACTACCAGAGGGCGTCGCAAGAATATCTGAATGCCCATGCCCGGCTCGGTGTGGATACCATCGAGCGATTTTCGAAGCGGATCATGGAGCACGCCGAGACGGGCCGCGAGATCACCAGCCTACGCGAGGTCTACGATCTCTGGGTGGATGCCGGCGAGGCGGCCTACAGCGAGTTCGTCCTGACCGAGGAATACGCCGCGATCTACGGGCGTGTCGTCAACGCCTTGATGGCGTTGAAGCACCACAGCCAGAACCTCGTGGATGAGGCCGTCGGTGCCGCCAATCTCCCGACCCGCCGAGGCATGACGACCCTGCAATGCCGGCAGCAGGAGGTAGGCCGCCAGATCGCGGCGCTGCGCTCCGAGCTCCGCGAGGCGCTCGGCGACGGCCTGAACGCCCGCATCCGGCGTTTCGAAGAGGGATTGGGGGAGGCCCTGGGCGGGGTCGATGTGAAGGCGCTCAGCGCGGAGGTACAGGCGCTACGCGGCGATGCGCTGCGGGTGGCGGACCTGGAGCGGGAGATCGCGCTCTTGAGCGCGGACAACAAGCGCCTGTCGGCGGCGGTGGGAGCGCTCTCGGCGAACGGCCAGGAAACCACGGGGCTCGGGAAGCGTGACGCTGTCGCGCCCGCCGCCAAAGGCCGCACGCCTGCCCGGACGCCGGCGGCGCGATCGCGATCGAAGACCACCTGA